AAATCATTTTGAGTGATGCCAACGTAAGCAACGCGCCCCGCAAAGGCAGCGAACTCAAACGCACGCACCATGCTGTGATTGTTTCCAGTGGCGTCCACGATCACGTCTGCTAAGCGTCCGTCGCCCAGCTGCCGGATCGCTTCGACGTCTTGATCGTTTCCTTTTAACAGCACCGTTTTGGTAACGCCCATTGAATTGGCGACGAAATCGAGTCGCTGCTGATTGATGTCCGCCACGATCACGTTGGCGTCCGCGAGCTTTGCGAATTCCAATGCCGACAATCCAATCGGTCCGGCACCCAGGATCAACGCGTTTTCCCCAGCCTTCGGGGCGCCCCGGTCAACCGCGTGACAGCCGATCGCCAATGTCTCGACCAATGCGGCTTGCTCGTAGGTAAGCGAATCAACCGGGTGCAGTTTTCTCGCCGGCAAGATCACTTGGTCAGTCAGACCGCCATCACACATCACGCCAAAGGTTTGATTGTGTTCGCAACAATTGGTATGTCCTCGCACGCACGAATCGCATTGGCCGCAATTCAAATAGGGCTCGACACAACATCGGTCGCCGGGTTTGACATTGCTCACCCCTGCGCCGACCGCGACAACCTCGACCCCCAGTTCATGTCCTGGGATTCGCGGAAACGCAAAGAACGGGAACTTTCCTAGATAGCAGCCGACGTCGGTGCCGCACACGCCCATGCGGTGAACGCGAACCAACGCCTCCCCCGCCCCCGGGTCACCCGGCTCTGGAATATCGATCTGCTTCCATGTACGTACGTCGCTGATTTGTAACGCTTTCATCGTTAGTTATTCTCCGCTAGCCCTTCACGATGGCTGATATTGTGGACGGGTTCAAATAGTTTCAAAACGTCTGCGAGCAGTTCTTCGTCGATCGGTTGGCTAATCCAATCAGCCCACTTGCGAATGTTCTCGGGATTGGCGCTGCCAGCCACGGTCGTCGCCAAATCGGGATGACTGCACGAAAATTGAAGTGCAAGCTTCGCGATATCAACGCCTCGCTGTTCACAAAGCTCAGCGGCACGACGCGCGGCCTGGCGAACTTCTTGCGAATCTTTATGCCAACTCGGCAGCGGTGCGTTGGTCAACAACCGCGCCGCAAAAGGCCCCGCGTTCATGATCCCGACCCCCTTCGGCCTCAACGCCGGCAACACGTCATCGACAAGCCGTGTGTTCTGCAGCGTGTATTGGTTGTACGACATGATGCAGTCGAGGTCTGCTTGGGCGGCGACTTCGTTAAACGCCTTCATCGGATAGCCGCTGATCCCGACGCAGCGGACCTTGCCTTCGGCTTGCGCCTTCCTGACGGCCGGAAGCGTCTCTTCGATAATTTGTCCGAGCGGCACAAACTCGATGTCATGGCAAAGCACAATGTCGAGATGGTCGGTCCGCAATCGATGCAAGCTGACGTCGATGCTTTCGGCCACCCGCTTTGCCGAAAAATCGAAATGGTTCACGTCGTAGCGGCCTAACTTCGTACAAAGCATGTACTGGTCACGAGGAATATCTTTGAGTGCAACGCCCAACATGACTTCCGACATCCCGCGACCATAGTAGGGCGACGTATCGATCAAGTTCATGCCAAGTTCGAGCGCCGCGTGGACGCTGGCGAAAACCTCAGATATTTCAACGTTGCGAAACTCGGCCCCGAGCGATGACGCTCCGAAGCTAAGGATCGGCAACTCGAGTCCAGTATTGCCAAGGGGACGTGTGGGAAGCGCTGCGACACTCATAAATTTCTCCGGTATTATTGACGACAACTTAACGAAATGTTTCAACAAGTCGTCCGACCTGCGAGTCGGTCTGACCCAATGCGTCTGTATCAGTGTGCCTGTCTCGGTCCACTATCCAGGAACCTGTTTTCACGTCGACCACGGTAGCAACCAGCCGCGACGAACGAACTCTCACGATGCCGCCCTATTGCGTCCCTACGTCCGACCGTCGGTGCGACGTTGGACGCCATCGAATCAAACCATGGGGATCGCAACGGTTCTGCCTCGCTCCTGCAAAATGCGTTTCCGTCCCGCTGTCAATTGCACCCGGCAAATGCGCGTTATTGCGCCATGCTATGATAAAAACGACAGTCCGCGACGCAGGGCAATATGTAATATCCGCAGTGAAGCATTCGCATTTCGTTGGCGATTCACGTATCATTCTAGGTTCCTCCTCGACGCGTCCCATAGCCAAACCTGAACCGCACATGTCATTTCTTAACCTAGACGCATGACCAACGATCCCGACTTTGTCTCGCGCCAAACGCACGACGCGAGACGCTTTTACCTGAACCTGCAGCCGTCAGAGAAACACCCCTTGTCGCTGGTATGTGGCGGCGTCGAGCGGATGAACGCTGACTACGTTGTCCAGCGAACCGATTTTCCCTACTACGCGATCGAGTGGGTCAGCGAAGGCCGCGGGCTACTCAGCATGGGCGGGAAAGAACACGAGTTGGCGATCGGGTCGCTTTTCGTTTACGGTCCCGGCATGCCGCATCGGATCCTCAATTTAGCCCCCGACAATATGCGGAAATATTATCTGGATATCGCGGGGACCGAAGCAGCACAGCGATTAGAGGAACTCGGATTGTTAGAAGGGCGACCGGTCACGATCGGGCGACCGCATGAGTTCGTCGAGCTTTGGAATTTGATTGATCGCGAGGCGCGTGACGCGGGGGATCATGCGGATGCAATCTGTGAAATGTTGATTCGTGTCGTTTTACAGAAGATTCGACAGCGGATGGTTTCTTCGAGACCCGGAGAGTCGTCCGAAGCGTTCCAAACCTTCGAAATGGCACGCCAATTGATCGAAGAGCGATTTCTCGAATTCCGCACCGTTGAAGAGGTTGCCGCCGAGATTGGATTCTCTCCCATCTACCTGTCGCGGCTGTTCAAGCGATTTGCAGGCTCTGGTGCCTACCGCTACCTACTGCGTTTGCGGATGAACTACGCGGCGGAACTGATTCTCGAACGTGGGCTCAAAGTCAACGCCGTCGCC
This genomic stretch from Novipirellula caenicola harbors:
- a CDS encoding zinc-binding alcohol dehydrogenase family protein; this encodes MKALQISDVRTWKQIDIPEPGDPGAGEALVRVHRMGVCGTDVGCYLGKFPFFAFPRIPGHELGVEVVAVGAGVSNVKPGDRCCVEPYLNCGQCDSCVRGHTNCCEHNQTFGVMCDGGLTDQVILPARKLHPVDSLTYEQAALVETLAIGCHAVDRGAPKAGENALILGAGPIGLSALEFAKLADANVIVADINQQRLDFVANSMGVTKTVLLKGNDQDVEAIRQLGDGRLADVIVDATGNNHSMVRAFEFAAFAGRVAYVGITQNDLQFPHAAVFHRRELTLLASRNALPRDFQRIIRLIQEGKINTGPWITHHAPFAEVPNVFDSWIDPKSGVIKAMIEVTA
- a CDS encoding aldo/keto reductase, with amino-acid sequence MSVAALPTRPLGNTGLELPILSFGASSLGAEFRNVEISEVFASVHAALELGMNLIDTSPYYGRGMSEVMLGVALKDIPRDQYMLCTKLGRYDVNHFDFSAKRVAESIDVSLHRLRTDHLDIVLCHDIEFVPLGQIIEETLPAVRKAQAEGKVRCVGISGYPMKAFNEVAAQADLDCIMSYNQYTLQNTRLVDDVLPALRPKGVGIMNAGPFAARLLTNAPLPSWHKDSQEVRQAARRAAELCEQRGVDIAKLALQFSCSHPDLATTVAGSANPENIRKWADWISQPIDEELLADVLKLFEPVHNISHREGLAENN
- a CDS encoding AraC family transcriptional regulator, with the translated sequence MTNDPDFVSRQTHDARRFYLNLQPSEKHPLSLVCGGVERMNADYVVQRTDFPYYAIEWVSEGRGLLSMGGKEHELAIGSLFVYGPGMPHRILNLAPDNMRKYYLDIAGTEAAQRLEELGLLEGRPVTIGRPHEFVELWNLIDREARDAGDHADAICEMLIRVVLQKIRQRMVSSRPGESSEAFQTFEMARQLIEERFLEFRTVEEVAAEIGFSPIYLSRLFKRFAGSGAYRYLLRLRMNYAAELILERGLKVNAVAERLRYADAFQFSRAFKRVYGVPPSSLSKTFSASPRR